One genomic window of Cupriavidus malaysiensis includes the following:
- a CDS encoding SDR family oxidoreductase, with the protein MSAANQLYIVTGASRGLGAALAQALLAPGNRLVCVARSPAPALQQAAAAAGVALDWHCQDLSQPEAGARWLQAVLEAVDTPPASATLVLNAGVIEPIVPVAGLRADTLVPHLMTNLATPMTMTAAFLAASERFGCPRKVLAISSGAARRPIEGWSAYCAGKAGLDMFMRSIHAEYAQAPAGREVRAVALAPGVIDTGMQSTIRGADFAQVQRFRDLKAQEQLASPDDVAHRIAAYLQRPDFGSTELDDIRNH; encoded by the coding sequence ATGAGTGCAGCGAACCAACTCTACATCGTGACCGGCGCCTCGCGCGGCCTCGGCGCCGCCCTGGCGCAGGCCCTGCTGGCGCCCGGCAACCGGCTCGTCTGCGTGGCCCGCAGCCCCGCGCCCGCCCTGCAGCAGGCGGCGGCCGCGGCCGGCGTCGCGCTCGACTGGCACTGCCAGGACCTGTCGCAGCCCGAGGCCGGCGCGCGCTGGCTGCAGGCGGTGCTGGAGGCGGTCGACACGCCGCCGGCCAGCGCCACGCTGGTGCTGAACGCCGGCGTGATCGAGCCGATCGTGCCGGTGGCAGGACTGCGCGCCGACACGCTGGTGCCGCACCTGATGACCAACCTGGCCACGCCGATGACGATGACGGCGGCCTTCCTGGCCGCCAGCGAGCGCTTCGGCTGTCCGCGCAAGGTGCTGGCGATCTCCTCGGGTGCCGCGCGCCGGCCCATCGAGGGCTGGAGCGCCTACTGCGCGGGCAAGGCCGGACTGGACATGTTCATGCGCTCGATCCATGCCGAGTATGCCCAGGCGCCGGCCGGACGCGAGGTGCGCGCCGTGGCGCTGGCCCCGGGCGTGATCGACACCGGCATGCAATCGACCATCCGCGGCGCCGACTTCGCCCAGGTGCAGCGCTTCCGCGACCTCAAGGCGCAGGAGCAGCTGGCCAGTCCCGACGATGTCGCCCACCGCATCGCCGCTTACCTGCAGCGCCCGGACTTCGGCAGCACCGAGCTGGACGACATCCGCAACCACTGA
- the iscX gene encoding Fe-S cluster assembly protein IscX translates to MKWTDTYAIAAALYDKFPDVDPLTVRFTDLRRWVLELDGFSDVPERSGEKILEAIQSAWIEEAE, encoded by the coding sequence ATGAAGTGGACCGATACCTATGCCATCGCGGCCGCCCTCTACGACAAGTTCCCGGACGTCGACCCCTTGACCGTGCGCTTTACCGACCTGCGCCGCTGGGTGCTGGAACTGGACGGCTTCAGCGACGTGCCGGAGCGCTCGGGCGAGAAGATCCTCGAGGCGATCCAGTCCGCCTGGATCGAAGAAGCGGAGTAA
- the recJ gene encoding single-stranded-DNA-specific exonuclease RecJ translates to MTRIATRSFSTEHAASLAAAGLHPTLARILSARGVSRPDELATELPGLVAPGEMKGIGHAATYLADAIAAGRRLLIVADYDCDGATACAVGVRGLRMLGARVDYIVPNRFEYGYGLTPEIVELAARQQPDVIVTVDNGIASVDGVAAANARGIDVVVTDHHLPGATLPEAAVIVNPNQPGCPFPSKNLAGVGVMFYVLLALRAELRTRGVFDARTQPRLDTLLDLVALGTVADVVKLDSNNRILVAQGLKRMRAGRMHAGVAALFRAAGREAARANTFDLGFGLGPRLNAAGRLADMSLGIECLLTDDAGRAWEIAQELDGMNRERRDIEAGMQQEALQILEQPMAGLDPASRYTVSVFNETWHQGVIGIVASRLKEKFHRPTITFAPGDDATIKGSGRSIPGFHLRDALDLVSKRHPGLLVKFGGHAMAAGLTLRADTFGQFMEAFEAVGREWLDEKQLARVIETDGDIDDGCFSPEFVNLLDQQVWGQGFPAPTFCGEFDVVRQTVLKGKHLKLLLGRGAHRFDAIWFNHAEALGASALVAYRLDNNTFNGVTRVQMVIEHAQ, encoded by the coding sequence ATGACCCGAATCGCCACCCGCTCCTTCTCGACCGAGCACGCTGCGTCGCTTGCCGCCGCCGGCCTGCACCCCACCCTGGCCCGCATCCTGTCGGCGCGCGGCGTCAGCCGGCCCGACGAACTGGCCACCGAGCTGCCCGGGCTGGTGGCGCCGGGCGAGATGAAGGGCATCGGGCATGCCGCCACCTACCTGGCCGATGCCATCGCCGCCGGCCGCCGCCTGCTGATCGTGGCCGACTACGACTGCGACGGCGCCACCGCCTGCGCGGTAGGCGTGCGCGGCTTGCGCATGCTGGGCGCCCGCGTCGACTACATCGTGCCCAACCGCTTCGAGTACGGCTACGGGCTGACGCCGGAAATCGTCGAGCTGGCGGCACGCCAGCAGCCGGACGTGATCGTCACGGTGGACAACGGCATCGCCAGCGTCGACGGCGTGGCGGCGGCCAATGCCCGCGGTATCGACGTGGTGGTGACCGACCACCACCTGCCCGGCGCCACGCTGCCGGAGGCGGCCGTGATCGTCAATCCCAACCAGCCCGGCTGCCCGTTCCCCAGCAAGAACCTGGCGGGCGTGGGCGTGATGTTCTATGTGCTGCTGGCGCTGCGCGCCGAGCTGCGTACGCGCGGTGTATTCGATGCCCGCACCCAGCCGCGCCTCGACACCCTGCTCGACCTGGTGGCGCTCGGCACCGTGGCCGACGTGGTCAAGCTCGACAGCAACAACCGCATCCTGGTGGCGCAGGGCCTCAAGCGCATGCGCGCCGGCCGCATGCACGCCGGCGTGGCCGCCCTGTTCCGCGCCGCCGGACGGGAAGCGGCACGCGCCAACACCTTCGACCTCGGCTTCGGCCTGGGCCCGCGCCTGAACGCCGCCGGGCGGCTCGCCGACATGTCGCTCGGCATCGAATGCCTGCTGACCGACGACGCCGGCCGCGCCTGGGAGATCGCCCAGGAACTGGACGGCATGAACCGCGAGCGGCGCGACATCGAGGCCGGCATGCAGCAGGAGGCGCTGCAGATCCTGGAGCAGCCGATGGCGGGCCTGGACCCGGCCTCGCGCTACACGGTCAGCGTCTTCAACGAGACCTGGCACCAGGGCGTGATCGGCATCGTGGCCTCGCGCCTGAAGGAGAAGTTCCATCGCCCGACCATCACGTTCGCCCCCGGCGACGATGCCACCATCAAGGGCTCCGGCCGCTCCATCCCCGGCTTCCACCTGCGCGACGCGCTCGACCTCGTCTCCAAGCGCCACCCGGGGTTGCTGGTGAAGTTCGGCGGCCATGCGATGGCGGCCGGCCTGACCTTGCGCGCCGACACCTTCGGCCAGTTCATGGAAGCCTTCGAGGCGGTAGGCCGGGAGTGGCTGGACGAGAAGCAGCTGGCGCGCGTGATCGAGACCGACGGCGACATCGACGACGGCTGCTTCTCGCCGGAGTTCGTCAACCTGCTCGACCAGCAGGTATGGGGCCAGGGCTTCCCCGCCCCGACCTTCTGCGGCGAGTTCGACGTGGTGCGCCAGACCGTGCTCAAGGGCAAGCACCTGAAGCTGCTGCTGGGGCGCGGCGCGCACCGCTTCGATGCGATCTGGTTCAACCACGCCGAGGCGCTCGGCGCCAGCGCGCTGGTGGCCTACCGGCTGGACAACAACACCTTCAACGGCGTCACGCGGGTGCAGATGGTGATCGAGCACGCGCAATAA
- a CDS encoding peptidoglycan DD-metalloendopeptidase family protein, translating to MKQTNREHPETPEARGRHGGHGGRRRLLALLAAAAVLPLAACGTLDDGPVPDGYYRVQSGDTLYSIARKHRRSVRELARWNSLSDADRIEVGQVIRVVPAAGAAASAGGGRASGGSGGPAAVKDTPRVDDSGPARPPASRIRLQWPADGKVVARYAPPASKGLRIDVPAGGVVRAAAAGRAIHVGNLRGYGMLVIVKHDDDWLTVYGNLDKPSVSEDSQVAAGQEVGRMGAGGGELHFEVRAGGKPVDPSGYLPSRG from the coding sequence ATGAAGCAAACCAATCGAGAACATCCAGAGACTCCAGAGGCAAGAGGAAGGCACGGCGGGCACGGCGGCCGCCGCCGCCTGCTCGCGCTGCTGGCGGCCGCCGCGGTGCTGCCGCTGGCCGCCTGCGGCACGCTGGACGACGGCCCGGTGCCCGACGGCTACTACCGCGTGCAGAGCGGCGACACGCTGTATTCGATCGCCCGCAAGCACCGGCGCAGCGTGCGTGAGCTGGCGCGCTGGAACAGCCTGAGCGACGCCGACCGCATCGAGGTAGGCCAGGTGATCCGCGTGGTGCCGGCGGCAGGCGCCGCGGCTTCGGCGGGAGGCGGCCGGGCATCCGGCGGCAGCGGCGGGCCGGCGGCGGTCAAGGATACCCCCCGGGTGGACGACAGCGGGCCGGCGCGGCCGCCGGCCTCCCGCATCCGCCTGCAGTGGCCGGCCGACGGCAAGGTCGTGGCGCGCTACGCGCCGCCGGCGAGCAAGGGGCTGCGTATCGACGTGCCAGCGGGCGGCGTGGTGCGGGCGGCCGCGGCCGGCCGCGCCATCCATGTGGGCAACCTGCGCGGCTACGGCATGCTGGTGATCGTCAAGCACGACGACGACTGGCTGACCGTCTACGGCAACCTCGACAAGCCCTCGGTCAGTGAAGACAGCCAGGTCGCGGCCGGGCAGGAGGTCGGGCGCATGGGGGCGGGCGGCGGCGAGCTGCATTTCGAAGTGCGCGCCGGCGGCAAGCCGGTCGATCCGTCGGGCTACCTGCCGTCGCGCGGCTAG
- the iscA gene encoding iron-sulfur cluster assembly protein IscA: MITLTEKAARHVARYLERRGKGVGLRLGVKTTGCSGLAYKLEYVDELLPEDNVFESHGIKVIVDPKSLPYIDGTELDFAREGLNEGFRFNNPNVKDECGCGESFRV; this comes from the coding sequence ATGATCACACTGACCGAGAAGGCCGCAAGGCACGTGGCGCGTTACCTGGAGCGCCGTGGCAAGGGCGTGGGCCTGCGCCTTGGCGTGAAGACGACGGGCTGCTCGGGCTTGGCCTACAAGCTCGAGTACGTCGACGAACTGCTGCCGGAAGACAATGTGTTCGAGTCGCACGGCATCAAGGTGATCGTCGATCCGAAGAGTCTGCCGTACATCGACGGCACCGAGCTGGACTTTGCCCGCGAAGGCCTGAACGAGGGGTTCCGCTTCAACAACCCCAATGTCAAGGACGAGTGCGGCTGCGGCGAGTCCTTCCGCGTCTGA
- the prfB gene encoding peptide chain release factor 2 (programmed frameshift), protein MEAERLNAISGAISDLRSRTEDLRGYLDYEVKLGRLDEVNGLLEDPDVWNNPKRAQDLGKEKKMLEGVVGVLGKLTSDLDGADELFELAREEGDDDTLQAIEADVQGFKDIVEDMEFRRMFSGELDQANAFIDIQAGAGGTEACDWASMLLRQYLKYCERKGFKAEVLEESEGDVAGIKSATIKVEGEYAFGYLRTETGVHRLVRKSPFDSSGGRHTSFSSVFVYPEVDDSFEVEINPADLRVDTYRASGAGGQHINKTDSAVRITHAPTGIVVQCQNDRSQHRNRAEAMSMLKSRLYEHEMRKRQAEADKLESSKTDVGWGHQIRSYVLDQSRIKDLRTNVEMSNTQKVLDGDLDPFIEASLKQGL, encoded by the exons ATGGAAGCAGAACGCCTCAACGCCATCTCCGGTGCCATCTCCGATCTCCGTTCCCGGACGGAAGATCTACGGGGGTATCTT GACTACGAAGTCAAACTAGGCCGCCTCGACGAAGTCAACGGCCTGCTCGAAGACCCGGACGTCTGGAACAACCCCAAGCGGGCCCAGGACCTGGGCAAGGAAAAGAAGATGCTCGAGGGCGTGGTCGGCGTCCTCGGCAAGCTCACCTCTGATCTCGACGGCGCGGACGAACTGTTCGAGCTGGCGCGCGAAGAAGGCGACGACGACACGCTGCAGGCCATCGAGGCCGACGTGCAGGGCTTCAAGGACATCGTCGAAGACATGGAGTTCCGCCGCATGTTCTCGGGCGAACTCGACCAGGCCAACGCGTTCATCGACATCCAGGCCGGCGCCGGTGGCACGGAAGCCTGCGACTGGGCCTCGATGCTGCTGCGCCAGTACCTGAAGTACTGCGAGCGCAAGGGCTTCAAGGCCGAGGTGCTGGAAGAGTCCGAGGGCGACGTGGCCGGCATCAAGAGCGCCACCATCAAGGTGGAAGGCGAATACGCCTTCGGCTACCTGCGCACCGAGACCGGCGTCCACCGCCTGGTGCGCAAGTCGCCGTTCGATTCCTCGGGCGGGCGCCACACCTCGTTCTCGTCGGTCTTCGTCTATCCCGAGGTGGATGATTCCTTCGAGGTCGAGATCAACCCGGCCGACCTGCGCGTCGACACCTACCGCGCCTCGGGCGCCGGTGGCCAGCACATCAACAAGACCGATTCTGCGGTGCGGATCACGCACGCGCCGACCGGCATCGTGGTGCAGTGCCAGAACGACCGTTCGCAGCACCGCAACCGTGCCGAAGCGATGTCGATGCTGAAGTCGCGGCTGTACGAGCACGAGATGCGCAAGCGCCAGGCCGAGGCCGACAAGCTGGAGTCGTCCAAGACCGACGTGGGCTGGGGCCACCAGATCCGCTCCTACGTGCTGGACCAGAGCCGCATCAAGGACCTGCGCACCAACGTCGAAATGTCGAACACGCAGAAGGTGCTCGACGGCGACCTCGATCCTTTCATCGAGGCCAGCCTGAAACAGGGCCTGTAA
- the fdx gene encoding ISC system 2Fe-2S type ferredoxin, whose translation MPQIIVLPHVEHCPEGAVFEAKPGTSVCDALLSHGIEIEHACEKSCACTTCHVIVREGFDSLNEAEEKEEDLLDKAWGLEPNSRLSCQAIVADEDLTVEIPKYTINHAKEGH comes from the coding sequence ATGCCACAGATCATTGTTCTTCCCCACGTCGAGCACTGCCCCGAGGGCGCCGTGTTCGAAGCCAAGCCGGGCACCAGCGTCTGCGACGCCCTGCTGAGCCACGGCATCGAGATCGAGCACGCCTGCGAGAAGTCGTGCGCGTGCACCACCTGCCACGTCATTGTGCGCGAGGGTTTCGATTCACTGAACGAGGCCGAGGAGAAGGAAGAAGACCTGCTCGACAAGGCCTGGGGCCTCGAGCCGAATTCGCGTCTGTCCTGCCAGGCCATCGTGGCCGACGAGGACCTGACGGTCGAGATTCCCAAGTACACCATCAACCACGCCAAGGAAGGGCACTGA
- the hscB gene encoding Fe-S protein assembly co-chaperone HscB yields MKDDFFKLFGLPAQFAIDEAALDAAYRTVQSQAHPDRFAHAGDAERRVAMQWAAHANEAYRTLRQPLKRAIYLLGLRGVDIQAENNTAMAPDFLMQQMEWREALQDAVEARAVDQLDALLAQLRREKRERHAALGALLDAGGADNDAAAGAAARQLMFIEKIEHDTSEAIDRLEG; encoded by the coding sequence TTGAAAGACGATTTTTTCAAGCTGTTCGGACTGCCGGCGCAGTTTGCCATCGACGAGGCGGCGCTGGATGCCGCCTACCGCACCGTGCAGTCGCAGGCGCATCCGGACCGCTTCGCGCATGCCGGCGACGCCGAGCGCCGCGTGGCCATGCAGTGGGCGGCCCATGCCAACGAGGCCTATCGTACGCTGCGCCAGCCGCTCAAGCGGGCGATCTACCTGCTGGGACTGCGCGGCGTCGACATCCAGGCCGAGAACAACACCGCGATGGCGCCGGATTTCCTCATGCAGCAGATGGAATGGCGCGAGGCGCTGCAGGACGCGGTGGAAGCGCGCGCGGTCGACCAGCTCGACGCGCTGCTGGCGCAACTGCGCCGGGAAAAGCGCGAGCGACACGCGGCGCTCGGCGCGCTGCTGGACGCGGGCGGCGCCGACAATGACGCGGCGGCCGGCGCGGCGGCGCGGCAACTGATGTTCATCGAGAAGATCGAGCACGACACCAGCGAGGCGATCGACCGGCTGGAAGGATAA
- the hscA gene encoding Fe-S protein assembly chaperone HscA → MALLQISEPGMSPAPHQRRLAVGIDLGTTNSLVAAVRSSIPEVLTDERGRALLPSVVRYLADKTAQIGYRAQDEAIRDPKNTIVSVKRFMGRGLRDVAHIEHSPYDFVDAPGMVQIKTVAGVKSPVEISAEILATLRQRAEDSLGDDLVGAVITVPAYFDDAQRQATKDAARLAGIEVLRLLNEPTAAAVAYGLDNGAEGVYAVYDLGGGTFDISILKLTKGVFEVMATGGDSALGGDDFDQRLMCWIVEQAGLQPLSAQDTRLLMVRARAAKEALSEADDTVIDAVLSSGEIVHLPLSAQQFEAMTAHLVQKTLAPVRKALRDAGVGADEVKGVVLVGGATRMPAIRKAVGEFFGRTPLTNLDPDKVVALGAAMQANLLAGNGAPGEDWLLLDVIPLSLGVETMGGLVEKIIPRNSTIPVARAQEFTTFKDGQTAMAVHVLQGERELAADCRSLARFELRGIPPMVAGAARIRVTYQVDADGLLSVSARETLSGVEASIVVKPSYGLADDDIARMLQESFSEAEHDMKSRALAEERVEAERLLEATQRALETDGDLLSAAERAAVEALAASVREIAAGTDHLAIKAAVEALSHGTDEFAARRMDRSIKSALAGRKVQEIG, encoded by the coding sequence ATGGCACTGCTCCAGATTTCCGAGCCCGGCATGTCGCCGGCGCCCCATCAACGCCGGCTCGCCGTCGGCATCGACCTCGGCACCACCAACTCCCTGGTGGCGGCGGTCCGCAGCAGCATTCCGGAGGTGCTCACCGACGAGCGCGGCCGCGCACTGCTGCCCTCGGTGGTGCGCTACCTGGCCGACAAGACCGCGCAGATCGGCTACCGCGCGCAGGACGAGGCCATCCGCGATCCCAAGAACACCATCGTCTCGGTCAAGCGCTTCATGGGGCGCGGCCTGCGCGACGTGGCGCACATCGAGCACAGCCCCTACGACTTCGTCGACGCGCCGGGCATGGTGCAGATCAAGACGGTGGCCGGCGTGAAAAGCCCGGTCGAGATCTCCGCGGAGATCCTCGCCACGCTGCGCCAGCGCGCCGAGGATTCGCTCGGCGACGACCTGGTCGGGGCGGTGATCACGGTGCCGGCCTATTTCGACGATGCACAGCGGCAGGCCACCAAGGACGCCGCGCGCCTGGCCGGCATCGAGGTGCTGCGCCTGCTCAACGAGCCGACCGCGGCGGCCGTGGCCTACGGCCTCGACAACGGTGCCGAAGGCGTCTATGCCGTCTATGACCTGGGCGGCGGTACCTTCGATATCTCCATCCTCAAGCTGACCAAGGGCGTGTTCGAGGTCATGGCCACCGGCGGCGATTCGGCCCTGGGGGGCGACGATTTCGACCAGCGCCTGATGTGCTGGATCGTCGAGCAGGCCGGCCTGCAACCCCTGAGCGCCCAGGACACCCGCCTGCTGATGGTGCGCGCGCGCGCCGCCAAGGAGGCACTGTCCGAGGCCGACGACACGGTGATCGATGCCGTGCTGTCGAGCGGGGAGATCGTGCACCTGCCGCTGTCGGCGCAGCAGTTCGAGGCCATGACTGCGCATCTGGTGCAGAAGACGCTGGCGCCGGTGCGCAAGGCGCTGCGCGATGCCGGCGTCGGCGCCGACGAGGTCAAGGGCGTGGTGCTGGTGGGCGGCGCCACGCGCATGCCGGCCATCCGCAAGGCCGTGGGCGAGTTCTTCGGCCGCACGCCGCTGACCAACCTGGATCCGGACAAGGTGGTCGCGCTGGGCGCCGCCATGCAGGCCAACCTGCTGGCCGGCAACGGCGCGCCGGGCGAGGACTGGCTGCTGCTCGATGTGATCCCGCTGTCGCTGGGGGTCGAGACCATGGGCGGCCTGGTCGAGAAGATCATCCCGCGCAACAGCACCATCCCGGTGGCGCGTGCCCAGGAATTCACCACCTTCAAGGATGGCCAGACCGCGATGGCCGTCCATGTGCTGCAGGGCGAGCGCGAACTGGCGGCTGACTGCCGCTCGCTGGCACGCTTCGAACTGCGCGGCATTCCGCCGATGGTGGCAGGTGCGGCCCGCATCCGTGTGACCTACCAGGTCGATGCCGATGGCCTGCTGTCGGTGTCGGCGCGTGAAACGCTGTCGGGCGTGGAAGCCTCGATCGTGGTCAAGCCTTCCTACGGGCTGGCCGACGACGACATCGCCCGCATGCTGCAGGAAAGCTTCAGCGAGGCCGAGCACGATATGAAGAGCCGCGCGCTGGCCGAGGAACGTGTCGAGGCCGAGCGCCTGCTCGAAGCCACCCAGCGCGCGCTGGAGACGGATGGCGACCTGCTGAGCGCCGCGGAGCGCGCCGCGGTCGAGGCGCTGGCGGCTTCCGTGCGCGAGATCGCTGCCGGTACCGACCATCTCGCCATCAAGGCCGCCGTGGAGGCGTTGTCGCACGGCACCGACGAATTCGCCGCGCGCCGCATGGACCGCTCGATCAAGAGCGCGCTGGCCGGCCGCAAGGTGCAGGAGATCGGCTGA
- the iscU gene encoding Fe-S cluster assembly scaffold IscU yields MSYSNKVLDHYENPRNVGSFDKNDDAVGTGMVGAPACGDVMKLQIKVNEAGVIEDAKFKTYGCGSAIASSSLVTEWVKGKTVDQALEIKNTQIAEELALPPVKIHCSILAEDAIKAAVEDYKKKHPGAEQKAA; encoded by the coding sequence ATGTCATACAGCAACAAGGTGCTCGACCACTACGAAAACCCCCGCAACGTTGGCTCGTTCGACAAGAACGATGATGCCGTGGGCACCGGCATGGTCGGCGCGCCGGCGTGCGGCGACGTGATGAAGCTGCAGATCAAGGTCAACGAGGCCGGTGTCATCGAGGACGCCAAGTTCAAGACCTACGGCTGCGGCTCGGCCATCGCCTCGTCGTCGCTGGTGACCGAATGGGTCAAAGGCAAGACCGTGGACCAGGCACTGGAGATCAAGAACACCCAGATCGCCGAGGAACTGGCGCTGCCGCCGGTCAAGATCCACTGCTCGATCCTGGCCGAGGACGCCATCAAGGCCGCCGTCGAGGACTACAAGAAGAAGCACCCGGGCGCCGAACAGAAGGCCGCCTGA
- a CDS encoding DUF3565 domain-containing protein, producing MQRRIVGYHRDEAGDWVAELECGHGQHVRHDPPWQSRPWTQSERGRTARLGARLACRKCERGEPPDTWARPA from the coding sequence ATGCAGCGCCGTATCGTCGGTTATCACCGTGACGAGGCCGGCGACTGGGTCGCCGAGCTGGAGTGCGGGCATGGCCAGCACGTGCGGCACGACCCGCCCTGGCAGTCGCGACCGTGGACGCAATCGGAGCGGGGGCGCACGGCCAGGCTGGGTGCCCGGCTCGCCTGTCGCAAGTGTGAACGCGGCGAGCCTCCGGATACCTGGGCACGGCCGGCCTGA
- the lysS gene encoding lysine--tRNA ligase, with product MTEPNRAPADAATAATAADENKIIAERREKLQALRQQGVAFPNDFRPTHQSAALHAQYDAVEQEALEAAPVEVAIAGRMMLKRVMGKASFATVQDGTGRIQFYISRDAIGEEVYAGFKKWDLGDIVAARGTLMKTKTGELSVAVTELRLLSKSLRPLPGDYYGLADQEQKYRQRYVDLIVSPETRATFRARTQAISSLRKHMAESGFMEVETPMLHPIPGGAAAKPFITHHNALDMQMFLRIAPELYLKRLVVGGFERVFEINRNFRNEGVSPRHNPEFTMMEFYAAYTDYRWLMDFTENLIRQAAIDACGNAVLNYQGRELDLSKPFHRLTITQAIQKYAPQYTDAQLADADFLRVELKKFGVNTQAPQFLNAGLGTLQLVLFEETAESQLWEPTFIVDYPVEVSPLARASDTVPGITERFELFITGREIANGFSELNDAEDQAERFRKQVEQKDAGDEEAMYFDADYIRALEYGMPPTGGCGIGIDRLVMLLTDSPNIRDVILFPHLRRED from the coding sequence ATGACCGAACCCAACCGCGCCCCAGCCGACGCCGCGACCGCGGCCACCGCCGCCGACGAAAACAAGATCATCGCGGAACGGCGCGAGAAACTGCAGGCACTGCGTCAGCAAGGCGTGGCCTTCCCCAACGATTTCCGCCCCACCCACCAGTCGGCCGCCCTGCACGCGCAGTACGACGCCGTCGAGCAGGAGGCGCTGGAAGCCGCGCCGGTCGAGGTGGCCATCGCCGGCCGCATGATGCTCAAGCGCGTGATGGGCAAGGCCAGCTTCGCCACCGTGCAGGACGGCACCGGCCGCATCCAGTTCTACATCAGCCGCGACGCCATCGGCGAAGAGGTCTACGCCGGCTTCAAGAAGTGGGACCTGGGCGATATCGTGGCCGCGCGCGGCACGCTGATGAAGACCAAGACCGGCGAGCTGTCGGTGGCGGTCACCGAACTGCGCCTGCTGTCGAAGAGCCTGCGTCCGCTGCCGGGCGACTATTACGGCCTGGCCGACCAGGAGCAGAAATACCGCCAGCGCTACGTCGACCTGATCGTGTCGCCGGAAACTCGCGCCACCTTCCGCGCCCGCACCCAGGCCATCTCGTCGCTGCGCAAGCACATGGCCGAATCCGGCTTCATGGAAGTCGAGACGCCGATGCTGCACCCCATCCCCGGCGGCGCCGCGGCCAAGCCCTTCATCACCCACCACAACGCGCTGGATATGCAGATGTTCCTGCGCATCGCGCCCGAGCTGTACCTGAAGCGCCTGGTGGTGGGCGGTTTCGAGCGCGTGTTCGAGATCAACCGCAATTTCCGCAACGAGGGGGTGAGCCCGCGCCACAATCCCGAGTTCACCATGATGGAGTTCTACGCGGCCTACACGGACTACCGCTGGCTGATGGACTTCACCGAGAACCTGATCCGCCAGGCCGCCATCGATGCCTGCGGCAACGCCGTGCTGAACTACCAGGGCCGCGAACTGGACCTGTCCAAGCCCTTCCACCGCCTGACCATCACCCAGGCCATCCAGAAGTACGCGCCGCAGTACACCGATGCGCAGCTGGCCGATGCCGACTTCCTGCGCGTCGAGCTGAAGAAGTTCGGCGTCAACACCCAGGCGCCGCAGTTCCTCAATGCCGGGCTGGGCACGCTGCAACTGGTGCTGTTCGAGGAAACCGCGGAAAGCCAGCTGTGGGAGCCGACCTTCATCGTCGACTACCCGGTGGAGGTCTCGCCGCTGGCGCGCGCCTCCGATACCGTGCCCGGCATCACAGAGCGCTTCGAGCTGTTCATTACCGGCCGCGAGATCGCCAACGGCTTCTCGGAGCTGAACGATGCCGAGGACCAGGCCGAGCGCTTCCGCAAGCAGGTCGAGCAGAAGGATGCGGGCGACGAGGAAGCCATGTACTTCGATGCCGACTACATCCGCGCGCTCGAGTACGGCATGCCCCCGACGGGCGGCTGCGGCATCGGCATCGACCGCCTGGTCATGCTGCTGACCGACAGCCCCAATATCCGCGACGTGATCCTCTTCCCGCACCTGCGCCGCGAGGATTGA